ATTCTATGGAATTGGCCAGTTAGCAAAACCTTGATCGGGCTTGGCATATTCAGGTTCATTAAATTAAGATACATAAAACTGCTGATTCCTCCACCCTCACTATTGATTTTCTCACATTTATTGTAAGCCAGAAGAAGCTGATAAGCAACATAGTCCCATTGGGGCACCACACAGGCATAGCGAGTGACATAAATGTCTTTTTCAATTTTTGAAAAAAACGGGATTATATTAAAGAGGTGAAGAACGTGATGGTGTACCGACACCGATCTGTTCGCAACGAGCTTTTAAAAAGCTAAAATTCATCGTAGTTTATTCTAATCGTATTACTTATAGGGGTCGCTACGCAAGTTAAAATTAGACCTTGCTGTAAGTGAGCCTCTGCTAAAACAAAATTTCGCCTCAAACGCACTTCACCTTCCTCGAGCATGCATACACATGTTCCACAATTACCGCGACAGCAACTATACGGTGCAGCAATCCCTGCATTGAGAATGGCATCAAGCAGGGATATTTTTCTGTCCCATGGGATTTTGCTTGTGATGCCATTCAAGGTTATTGAAACGAATACACAATCTAATCGTACAGTATCCGTTTCGCTAGATTTCGATTTTTCATCCAGATTCATATTTTTCTTACTTCAAAAAATTATAACGAGATCAGTTTATAAAGCCCGAATAATTTTCGCGTTTCGGGCTTTAAAAATTATTATTTCAAATCATCAATAGCCCCGCTAAAGTCAAAATGTCACACATTTTCGTTAACCCGGCTTTCTGTTCTATTGATAGTGGTATTCTTCGCTTTTTAACGCAGTGAGTATAGTTTCTAATGTTGCGATCTCATGATCACTAAGCGGTCCCAAAGGGCTCTTAAAACCGCCCCCACCTATACCCAGAATATCTAATCCGGCCTTAATAGAGCGTGGCAATCCTTTAGCTACAATAAATTTGAGCAGATCAACCTGCTGATAGAAGAGCCTTCTCGCCTTTTCTAGATTATTTACTTGAATAGCTTCGTACAATGCTATATTCAGTTCGGGAATGAGGTTGGGAGCCGCAGTACACCAACCTGTTGCTCCGGCCGTAAAAGCTGCTAACGCCAATGGATTGGAACCATTGAAAAAGGCCACTTCTTCACCCAATTCTTTCCTTAAATAGTGCATACGCTGAATATCTCCTGTACTCTCCTTGATCATGGTCACATTGGGGATTTCGAGCAGGCGTCTCAACAATGTTGGCGACATATCCACACCACCTGTTGCAGGATTATTGTATGCCATTATTGGAATAGAAATTTTGGATGCCACGGCATCATAATGCTTTACAATTTCATCATCAGTCAATTTCCAATAACTCATTGGTATAATCATTACGGCAGTGGCGCCAGCTTTTTCCGCAAACTGTGCATGGTAAATGGTCTTTTCCGTAGTCAGATTGGAAACACCGACTAACGTAGGGACACGCCCTGATACCTGCTTCATGGTGGCTTCAGCTATTGCTTCCTTCTCTGCGTCATTCAAATATGGTAGCACACCTGTACTCCCTAATGGCGCAATCCCATGTGAACCCGCAGCAACTAAACGTTCAACCTGCTTTTTAAACAAAGGGATATCCACGACCTCATTGTCGTCGAATGGCGTAACAGGATAAGCGATTATCCCTTTAAATGGTACATGATTCATATGCTTTCTATTTTAATGTATGCTGAACTAAAAATCTCTTCCTTCTTCTTCGCGCAAGGCAACACCTAGGTTTTGCAGTTGTGGTGCATTTTCACAAGCGATGTATTTTGCACTTTTGGTATCACTGGTATTTTGGTGTTGATGCCAAGCCCAGGACGGAATATAAACGGCATCGCCGGCTTCCCATTCTACAATTTCGTCCTCCACTTTGGTCCAACCTTTGCCCTCGATCACATACAGGACAGTCTCATAGGTATGACGATGTAAATGTGTTTTTTGTCCGGGCAATAGTCCTCCGATCGTCAAACTAACATTTTTGCTCGGTAAGTCCACGAAGAAAACGGGATGCTTTCTTTCCGCTGAAAACTGATTGTGTACTCCAGCGTTTTCAACATTCTTATGAATAACATGCGAAGGTTTTACATAGGTAGGCCTTGCGAAGGTTTGGTGAAAATCTTTAGAACTAAATTGTTTTTGTTCAGGGTGAATTGATTTTTTCACTTCTGTTGATGCTTCTAATTTCGACATAACTTTAAAAATTTTAATGTTCATTGCATTATTGCATAACAAAAATATGCTAACTTTGGACTAGCATTGTGATACAGATTTTATAAAAATAAATAGTCCAGATGTTACGAGAGTGGGAATTTCAAATACAATTAGATGAACAATCAGATAAGGCCATTTATCTGCAGATCGCCGATGCAATCATAAACGACATACATTCCGGCCGATTAAAGGCGGGTGATGCTCTGCCGGGCAGCAGAAATCTGGCGCAGCGACTGAAAGTCAATAGAAATACCATAGTAGAAGCATTGAGTGTACTATTGATAGAAGGTTGGCTCGTTTCCAGAGAGCGGCAAGGCACTTTCGTTGCTTCGACCTTGCCCGATTTTAAGGAAGCTCAAACCGCAACACCGATTGCTGCATCAATAAATGATACCTCAAGCGGATCTACTCTACTACAAATTGATGACGGATACCCGGACAGTAAAATTGCACCTGTTAATGAATTAGCTCGGGCATACCGTCAAATTTTCAACCAAAAAGCGAAGTGGCAATTAATGGGGTACAGCAGCGAATTTGGGAATCTAGAATTTAGAAAAGCTGTGGTTCAGATGCTCAATCATCAACGGGGAATGCGGGTGAATGAACAGCATATTTGCATCACACGGGGGAGCCAAATGGCCATGTATCTCGCTGCTCAATGTCTGCTTTCGAAAGGAGATTACGTAATCATTGAAAATCCTGGATATAAACCAGCTTGGGAGGCTTTTGACCAAAGCGGAGCTAAGTTGCTACCAGCAAAGGTGGATAACGAAGGTCTAATAATTGAGGATGTAATGACGTATTTGAAATTGCACAAAAACATAAAAGCTATTTATGTGACTCCGCACCGTCAATACCCAACTACAGTCACATTGAGTCTAAAAAGAAGACTGGAACTTATCAAGCTTTCCAATAAATATGGAATTACCATCATTGAAGATGATTATGATAATGAATTTCATTTTGGTTATCGTCCTACTCTTCCACTGTCAAGTTTTATGGAGCTTAAAAACTACGTTTATATTGGCACCATGAGCAAGGTAGTTGCACCGGCATTGCGTATCGGTTATATAGCTAGTAATGACTATACTTTGATCAAGAAAGTGGGCCGCTTGCGCAAGATTATCGATGTGCAGGGAGACAGTATTATGGAACAGGCCGTTTTACAATTGATCAAGGATGGTACCATAAAACGTCATATAAAAAAAGCAACAAATTATTATAAGACAAAAAGAGATATTACTGAAGCATTACTAAAAAAACACCTTGGAAATAAAGTATCTTATAGCAGCCCAGAGGGTGGGCTAGCGTATTGGATTGTGCCTAAAAAGCAGGTCGACTGGGTGTTGATTTTGGAAAAACTCAACATGAAAGGTTTCAGCATGATCAGTCCGGAGAGTTACAGCTTTGACAAAATATTCAATGGTATGAGATTGGGGTACGCATCGCTGTCTGATCAGGAATTAGAGGATTTTATCAGTGCCTTGGCGGACCTGTTTTGAGTTAATAAAATTTTGAATGAGATTGACGCATCATCAGCAACTCCCTCGGAAATACAGGGTTATTTACATACTGCTATCGCGCCCCAGCACGCCACTCTGATTTTCTGCGTGGATATTCTAATTTTTTACAAATAAAAAGAAGTTGGAGAACTGGAAATTTTAAGTTCTCTATTAAGCTGGGCAATATAAAGGTTAGTTGCCCAGCTAATTTTGATAATATTATTAAACTATTCCACCTTAGTCTAATTGTGGTTTATATTCAAAATAATTTATTTTTTTGTTGTCGTTATATTAAAACAATAGACATTACCCGCAAAATCCGCAACATAGACTTCATTCTCATGAATGGAGACTTCGGCTAATATCGGTGTGCCCAGATTAACCTTTTGCACCAAAGTTCCATCTAAATTCAACACATATAGATAACCATCTGATCCGCCAAAAAACAACTTTCCAGCCGCATAGCGGACACTGGATTCGACAGTTGCAACTTTCTTATGAAGATCAGGACTTGAGTAAGCAGAGCTGTATATAAGGGCCTCCTCAGTCTGGAAACTCCATTTTTCGGTTAATGCATTACGATCAAATGCTTTTATCCCATTAGTCGCTGTGGGCATAATCACCAATTCCTGTGTTAACAAGGGTGAGGCCATAATCTTAAAATCATCATCAGTTTGGCTTTTAGTTAACACAGTTCCTTTCTTTTGATCCAATCTAAAAAGATTGTTCAGTCCGGCTACATAAAGCGAATTTTCATCTGCACTGACCCCTCCAGTTCTAAATCGCAAACCATCTTCATTTTTCTTCCATAGGAGTTTTCCTGTCTTGCTATCGTGAACAAATAAAGCATTCCAATTTGCACCTGTAATTAGATAGCCATTGGTGATCAGTAGTTCTCCAGGCATACCTTCACCACCATTCCAGTCACTATTCTGCCATATTGTTTTCCCATCTTCGACTTTTATTGCTGATAGATAATTACCTGCGCCAGTATAATAAATACCATCGCGAACAACTCCAGCACTTACGTATCCTGGAAGCCGCCCCCCACTGAGATCCTTTTTCCAAATAAGTTTACCATCTTTTTCATCAATTGCATACACCGTACCACCCATATCTGTTGCCAATACCAAGCCATTGCTATAGGCCAATTTCTGTTTAACAGAATTTTGCGTTTCAAAGCTCCAAAGAATTGCTCCTGATTGCCTTGTTAATGCCTGGATTTTGCTTTTACCACCAATAGCGTCATCAATACTGGCAACATAGATCCGTTGTCCCTGTACCAGTGGTGAACTCTTCCAAATATTCGCTCCAATATTTTTTGACCAAGCCAATTGAAGAAAAGCTGTAGAAGTAGGTTCATTATGCCAAGCAAATTTCTTCAACACCTGTGTGCTATCACCATAATTTACTTCCAGCATAATATCATGCTGCTGATCGGTAAGGCGCGGAACTGTAAAATTTCCACGCCAGTTCCAGTCGCTGACGGGTTTCAATTTAGCCGTTTTTATTGCATTTCCCAATTTATTTAATAGTGTTGCATATACCGAAATAACATTCTTTTCCGTATGATACACACTTGCGCTAATTTCTATTTCTTTTCTGTTTGAAATTTGCATTTGCTTGCTTTGTGGGTAAATTAACGCTATGTGGTCCGACAGATAAGGATACTTTGGTGTTATTTTGCTGACCCCACTTTTATCCACATCAATAACCAGGAATTGAGCTACAGAATTATCTATTCCGCCTTTATTAGGAGCATTTGTGGATATAACCGCAATTCCATCTCTGCTGCCGAAACTATAATTATTGTGCCAATGGCCATACAGGTATGCTTTTAGATTATACTGCTTCAAATCGATAGAATCTGCTTTGCCTCTCATCACGAAATCTTTTCCGACAAGCAGGTCGTGATTAATAAAAATAAGCGGTTTATCTTTTGCTTTTAGAGCGAGATCTTTTTTCAACCAAGCGATTACTTGATCCTGACTATAACTGGGCGCATAATCACCGCCAGGCATGGGCGTAACCACAAAGTGTGCTGGTCCTGCCTCAAATGAATAGTAGACCGGTCCAAATAAATCCTCAAATAGTTTTTCACCATACTCACCTTTGACAAGGTCATGATTGCCTACTGTATAATAGGTCGGAACACCCATCAGTTCCGTATTTACCTGTCGGGCATGAAACTGCATCCCTGGCTCGTAGCAGATGTCGCCCGTATGCATAATCAGTGTAGCATTTTGTTGCTGCGAAAACTTACGAATATTGTCTATCCATTCCCCATATAGAGGGGTTTCGGTATCGGTAATCTGAATAAACCGAAGCTTATCCGCCTCTTGCTTTTCATCTTGGATTAAACCGAAATCATAATTTTCTAGCTTTGGATCAATCTTAATATAATGAGTTCCACTTGCTTTATAACCAGCTGGAACACGCACAAAGAGAAATCTGGCTTTATCATTCTTTTTTAGGTTAAAGCTTCCATCTTCAGCAGTTTTTACAACCTGGTAACCATCGGATAATACAATATCTTTCATTCCTTTTTCAGCGCTTTCCATCTTTTTGTTCTTATCAAGATCCAAAAAGACATGCCCCTTATATTGAGCGTAAATTGCATTACTACATAGTAGTAGCAGTGATAGTATAAATTTATGTGTAGAACATTTCATATAAAACTCTAATTGTAAATAAAGATAGGGTGCCATCCATCGATTGGAAGTACCCTATCTTTAACCTTAAAATTTGTAAAAAACAACTCTTTTAATTTAGTCTTTTAGCACATTATCTAACATAAAACCAACTCCTTACCAAAAGTTTGTCTGTACCAACTTACTACCATCCAGAACCATCTGACTATTAGCAACCGGATAATAGTAATACTTCGGTTTTTCAAATGTCTTCTTCTTATCTCTGGCTACAGTGAACATTATATGTCCATTGTTTCCATTTTCAAGATAAATTGAAGTATTATTACCATTGGCATCTTTTAAATAATACAGGGAAATGTTCTTCTTTTCCTCTTCTGTCAAGTCTTTAATCGGACCGGTATCCTTTGCAGATTCGAGTATCGCAATATCAATTTTACCATCTCCGGTTACATCCATCGGGCCTAATGCCTTTACATACATCCCTTGTTGTTGATCGGCCAGACGCTCGCCAATTTCCCACCGAAAGACATCTCTGTAACGTTGGCCTTCACAAGCCAGTTCGACACGTCTTTCTCTGCGGATCTCGAGGATAAGTCCAACATTGCCACCTTTCACATTTGAGTAGTAAGCTTTCAATATGGGATCAATATTGGCATTAGCTTCCCCCAGTTGCATGGCCGGCATACCCACACGTGTTCGCAAGAGGTTGATCGATTTGTCGAGATCAGCCTGGCTCGTTAAAATTCCCAGCTCGGCTTTGGCTTCCGCAAAGATTAACAGGATTTCGGCGTACCGGAATACAAAAGCATCAGTATAGGCTGATTCCCAGGCGATCATTTCGGTTATTTCGGGGTAAAACTTGATCTGATTGTAGCCACCTAATGTCGGTTTCAGGCGATGTGGCGTTGGAACATTGATTGGCTTAAATCCGGGTTTCATAAAGGTCTGCTCAAGACGCGGATCGCGGTCAACGAATACTTGGTCAATATTCTTTGTTTTATAACCTGCCTGTTCTGTAAAACGTTTTCCATCTTTCATCAGATAACTTTCCATCAGCGTTTGGCTCAGTGCCCATTCATAGTCCAATACCGTATGTGCATTACGTCTTCTTCCTAAATCCTTATCGTAATCAATAAATAGGATAGTCTCAGGATTCGCCTGCAGGTTAAGACTTATAAATAGATCCCGATAAGCACGGTTAACACCACCAGCATTACTGATTGAAAACTTATTTGACTTCATAATATCCTCAGTAGCAGAAACCGCTCTTTGCAGAAAAGTATTGGCCGATCCGCTCAGATTCAAATAAGAGTGATATTTACGGAAAGTTCCTTCTTGCAAGGCGAACTGCGCTAATTGTGCCAAGGCTCCCCATTTCGTAACTGTCGACTTGTGCCCATCGGGTTTGATATTGGCAGCGGCAAATTCGAGATCAGCCATAATTGAATCCACAACAAGCGACCGGCTGTCTTGTTTTTTGTGCAATAGTTCAATATCTGATGTTCCCATTGTCTGACTATACCAAGGAACATCACTGTACTGGTTGACCTTATCGATATAAAACCGTGCACGAAAGAACTTTGCAATACCGATGTAATGGTTCACATCGGCGGCACTAGCCCCCTTCACACGCCCAGCATTTTCAAGAAAGAAATTAATATTTCTCAATGCGGACCAACTCCATACTGCTGCATTCTGCGCGCTCACGCCACCACGCATGATCTCATCAATCGTACTTCCAGAATTGTAATGTGCCAGATTATCTGTCCCAAGATCCGCTATCGGCGCACTCAAACTACCGTAGAAACCATCGGTATAAGTTTTAAGATCGTTTACATTGCTAAAAAACACTTCCGGTGTAACCGATGTGGTGGGATACCTATCCATGAAATCATCGTTACAGCTCATGATCAGGAACAAGGCCCCCAGCAACGCTCCAATCTTGATAATTTGTCTTTTTATATTTTGCATGATAATAGTCATTTTAGAAATTAAAGTTTAACCCAAAAGAGTAGGTCCTTTGGAAAGGATATGCCGTCCGATCGCCAACAATTTCAGGATCGAGATAATCCATGAGTTTGGTAAACTCAAAGAGGTTTTCACCGCTGATGAACAGACGCAATCGGTCTATCCCCCATCTATCTGTCATCAACTTAGGAAGCGTGTAACCCACGGTCACATTTTTTACCCTTAAATAACCTGCATTCTGCAGATATTTGGTCTGTGTCGCGGCTAGTTCAATACCACTCTGCTCGGCCACATAGGATTTCGGTCTTGGCAAATACGCATTTGGATTTTCAGGCGTCCAATGGTCCAAGTTAAACTTAGTTAGGCTCGCCCAGGGCTGCGCATATATACCCCAAAAATAGTGGTCACCACCTGGGGGATAATAATTTCTTTTTCCGACACCTTGCAGGAACACACGCAAATCAATTCCGTTCCAGCTTGAATTCAGATCTATACCGTAACTGTAACGCTGTCTGGAATTAGCGATAATCTTGTAATCCCCATGATTATCCAAGGTCCAATCCCCCCGGTTTATTTTGCCGTCACCGTTGATATCAGCAAACTTGAGGTCGCCAGGTTCCAATCCCCTTGTACCGGGATAAGAAGTGACATCATTTTGATTGGCGTGCGCCTTGATCTCTTCCTGAGATTGGAAAAAACCCAATGTGGTTAGCCCCCACATCTCTCCCAATTCCTGTCCGACATAATAATCGCTTAAGTTATTTTTAGGATTATTGTATTTTGTAATATAAGCTCTACTGTCTGCTAAATTAACCCTTGCGGAGAATGAAAACGGTTTGCTGGCCACCATAAACTCTTTATTATATCCAAGTGTTAATTCCCAACCGTTGGTTTTTAGGTTCGCCGCATTTTCAAGAGGAACCCCCGTACCAAGCACGATTGGCAGCGTCCTACCTGCTGTCAACATATCTTTGGTATCACGACGATAGATATCAAATGAACCGAAAAACTGATTTTTAAATAAGCCGATATCCACCCCAAAATTGGACTGGGTAATGGTTTCCCAGGTCAGGGTCGATGACACTAAGCCCGGACTACCCACAATGGGCACGACCTTACCGTCCAAAATGGCACCACTGCCTTTAGACATATTGGCAATGTATGGATAATAGTTGTCCCTCAAATCCTGGTTTGCCAATGAGCCGTACGATCCCCGCAGTTTAAAATTAGATACAGTTTCCTTTAGCGGCTGAAAAAAGTTTTCCTGCGAAACTACCCAGGCTGCTGATACCGAAGGATTGAATGCAAAACGATCTTTTTTAGGAAATCTTGAGGAGCCATCATAGCGGAGGTTAGATTCCAGGATATATCGATCTTTATACGTATAGTTTAATCTAGCAAAAGCCCCTCTTACTGACCAGGCATAATCAAAAGCACCAACAGAAGGTGTTTGGCCGGTGGCAAGACCTATTGTCGGCAGCGAATTGGAAATCAACTGATCCCGGGATGCCGAAAATGACTCGTATATCCTTTCTTCCTGATTGAAGCCCAGCATCACCGAAAAATAGTGATCATTGAGTGTCCGCTGATATTGTGAATAAATATTGTACACATTATAGCGTGTTTCATTACTTCCATTGGAGGCATAGCTATTGAAATTTTGCCTGTTCATCACATTTGGCCCTGTACTGTAGGCAAGCGGCAACTGAAAGAAGTGTGATTTTCCTGAAACCCTTCTAAAGGTCGCGTCCCCATTTAAGGTCCAAACATTTTTGATGAAGTCGATTTTCGCACCAAAACTAGTTTGAAAATCGTTGATGCGACTGATACTGCGGCCCCCTTCGGCTACAGCTCCGATCATATTTACCCCAGCCTCGGTATAGGAACCATCCGGATTTCGGACGGTATTTAGCGAAGGTTGGCGGTTAACATTATGCCAGTAAAGGTAACCCTGATCAATTGCTGAGGGCTGATCATACTTATCATTTGTAAAGGTTGTATTATTTGATAAAGTAAACCAGTCCGTGATTTTGTAATCACCTTTTGCCCTGAAATTATAACGGTCATAGGTATCGGGACTGATCCGCAGCATACCATTTTGTCTGTAGTATTCACCAGAAAGGTAAAATGAAGAGCGTTCATTCTTTTGCGCGATGCTGATATTGTTGGTATATGAGGGTTGTATATTTTTATAGACTTCCTTAAACCAATCCGTAGATCCCAAATAGATATAAGCATTTGGATTTTGTGGATCGACGATCACACGTGGCAATGAAGGATTTTCACTCAGCTGTTTACCATATTCGAGCATTTTCTCATCGTAAAGATTGTACCATGGTGCTGACATGATATTCCTGTATTTCATTACCTGATACGGATCATCCTCTATCTCTACTGTACGTGTTATTGCTTTTGCCGCAAAGATTGAGTTGGCCGTGACCTTAATTTCCTTCGTTGTACCCGATTTAGTCGTAACCAGTACAACCCCGAAAGCAGCGCGACTACCATAGATCGCTGCTGAGGCTGCATCTTTCAATACAGTAACACTAGCAATGTCCATTGGATTCATACGATTGAGCTCCTCGTTAGTTGCTGGAATCCCATCAATAACAATAAGTGGCCCACCACCTGACAGTGATGTATACCCTCGCACATTGATCCCTGGCGAGCTATTGGCTCTTCCAGAGGTCGGTGTAATATTAAGATTAGCCATAGCGCCCTGCAATGCCGTCCCCACATTTGTAATCGGTCTACTTTCCAAAAACTTTTCACCGATCTGATCTACAGCTCCCGAAAGATTGATCTTTTTCTGCGTACCATAGCCAACAACGATGACCTCGTCGAGATGAGACTCTGCAGTTTCCATTAATACGTCCGCTCTGTTCTTGTCTGAGACATTGATTTCAACATCTTTATAGCCCACAAAGCGAAACAAAAGGATTGCTTTCTCTGGAATCCGTATGCTGTAACGTCCATCCTTATCGGTTTTTGTTGATATTCCAGCTACCCCCAGTACAGTCACCGTCACTCCTGCCATTGGTCCGGAAGCATCTTTCACAGCTCCTGACACTTCACGATCAGTCTGTTTTTTTTCTTTAATGACGATCGTACTTCCCATGATATCAAAGATCAAATTGCGACCACGCAATGTCTTTGCCAATGCAGCCCTTACATCAGATCCTGCCACAGAAATATCTACACGTGAGGCATTTTCAAATAGCCTTTCGTCGTAAAACAGACGCAACTTGGTCTGGTTGGAAATCTCTTTAAGGACAGTTTCAATTTTGGCATTCTTCAAGGACAGATTTACTTGTTGCGCATATCCAGATGCTCTAACACCTACCGTAAATGCCAGCAACAGTACACAAATCAACTTCATAGTCAAAATGACTTTAATGCTTAGGGTATAAGAATGACTTCTCCGGTCCCCCCATGCTATTAATGGAGAAAAAAATTTCATAACTTTGAATTGTTAAGGGTTTAATAATCTATAGAATTCGTACTTCGATAAATTTGGCCTTTTACAACAGGGGATGCGTCAACATCCCCTTTTCTATTGTATAGAACCTTTTGGTTAATTCGTCTGGTTATATCATATCTTATAAATTTTAATTGGTGAAAAATTTAACTGTACTAACGAATGATTATATGCCGTCCATCTATTTCAAACTTTCGATTTGTCGCAAACGACAGAATGTTCAACACCTCGGAAAGTCTGGATTCCCGGCTAAGCGTTCCATTAAACCTATTGCTTACGGTGATATCCTCCGCATTAATAAAATCCACATTGTACCACCTAGAAATTTGACTAATAATTTCCGAAAAGCTGCTACCCTCAAGTGAAAACTCCCCCCGTTGCCAAGCTGTATTTTTTTGTATGTCTGCTGGCTGTATGCGTATTTTATCCGTACTAATGATGGCTTCATTTCCTGGGAGAAGATAGGCTTCGTCCCCTTGACTCATAATTTTCACCTTACCTTCTACCAATGAGGTATTGATTTCTTTATGGTAGGCATTTACATTAAAACTCGTACCGAGTACCTCGATAACAGCGTTTTCAACTTCGATCCGAAAAGGTTTTTTGGCATCTTTGGCTACTTGAAAAAAAGCTTCTCCAATCAATTTTACTCGGCGTTCATCCCCTTCAAATTGATCTGGGTACTGTAATGTTGAAGCAGCGTTTAACCATACCTGGGTACCATCGTTCAACACAATACTATAGGTGCCCGCTGCTGGTACTTCTAATTTCAGATTCCCCTTAAGTTCAGCATACTTCATGTTTTCAACCTGATCTTCCTTTCCCAAAGAATGTGCTTCCCCATGCTCATTGGAAAGTCTCGCATAACGCTCACCAGGCAGAATATCATTTTTATACTGTCCGGTTGTATCCGGAGTAATGGCCGCAAGCTGTGGAGCAGGGCTCGTTTGTCCTTGTTGCAAGAATAAAACAGTAATAGTTAACGCAAAGAGAATTGAAGCAGCAATGGCAATCCGTTTCCAGGTAAACACATTTTTGTTAGGTTTCATCTTATCCATCTCCCCTTCAAATTTGTGCATCAAAACATCTTTGGATCGACCTAACAACACCTCTCTTTCATCCTTTGGCAGTGTTAGTTCCTCATCAATTGAAAAGAACCATTTGGTCACAATCCGCTCTTCATCTGGATTGCATTCGCCCCTGAGATATTTCTTTAGTAATTTTTGAGCTTGCTCTCTTTGATTATCTTCTGTCATATATTAATATAACCTCAGATAAGCTGTACAAGTACCGAAAAAAAATGATTTTTATTTCGCTTTTAGTTTTAAGCGACTTAAAGCCAGAGAGATATTATTCTTCACGGTCTGTTCGGATATTGATAGTCGAAATGCGATTTCTTTGATGCTCAGGCCTTCTACACGACTGAGATTGAATGCGGACTGCATTGTGGAAGGCATCTTAGCGACTTCATTATCCAGCAAAAAGGAT
The window above is part of the Sphingobacterium sp. ML3W genome. Proteins encoded here:
- a CDS encoding TonB-dependent receptor, which encodes MKLICVLLLAFTVGVRASGYAQQVNLSLKNAKIETVLKEISNQTKLRLFYDERLFENASRVDISVAGSDVRAALAKTLRGRNLIFDIMGSTIVIKEKKQTDREVSGAVKDASGPMAGVTVTVLGVAGISTKTDKDGRYSIRIPEKAILLFRFVGYKDVEINVSDKNRADVLMETAESHLDEVIVVGYGTQKKINLSGAVDQIGEKFLESRPITNVGTALQGAMANLNITPTSGRANSSPGINVRGYTSLSGGGPLIVIDGIPATNEELNRMNPMDIASVTVLKDAASAAIYGSRAAFGVVLVTTKSGTTKEIKVTANSIFAAKAITRTVEIEDDPYQVMKYRNIMSAPWYNLYDEKMLEYGKQLSENPSLPRVIVDPQNPNAYIYLGSTDWFKEVYKNIQPSYTNNISIAQKNERSSFYLSGEYYRQNGMLRISPDTYDRYNFRAKGDYKITDWFTLSNNTTFTNDKYDQPSAIDQGYLYWHNVNRQPSLNTVRNPDGSYTEAGVNMIGAVAEGGRSISRINDFQTSFGAKIDFIKNVWTLNGDATFRRVSGKSHFFQLPLAYSTGPNVMNRQNFNSYASNGSNETRYNVYNIYSQYQRTLNDHYFSVMLGFNQEERIYESFSASRDQLISNSLPTIGLATGQTPSVGAFDYAWSVRGAFARLNYTYKDRYILESNLRYDGSSRFPKKDRFAFNPSVSAAWVVSQENFFQPLKETVSNFKLRGSYGSLANQDLRDNYYPYIANMSKGSGAILDGKVVPIVGSPGLVSSTLTWETITQSNFGVDIGLFKNQFFGSFDIYRRDTKDMLTAGRTLPIVLGTGVPLENAANLKTNGWELTLGYNKEFMVASKPFSFSARVNLADSRAYITKYNNPKNNLSDYYVGQELGEMWGLTTLGFFQSQEEIKAHANQNDVTSYPGTRGLEPGDLKFADINGDGKINRGDWTLDNHGDYKIIANSRQRYSYGIDLNSSWNGIDLRVFLQGVGKRNYYPPGGDHYFWGIYAQPWASLTKFNLDHWTPENPNAYLPRPKSYVAEQSGIELAATQTKYLQNAGYLRVKNVTVGYTLPKLMTDRWGIDRLRLFISGENLFEFTKLMDYLDPEIVGDRTAYPFQRTYSFGLNFNF
- a CDS encoding FecR family protein; translated protein: MTEDNQREQAQKLLKKYLRGECNPDEERIVTKWFFSIDEELTLPKDEREVLLGRSKDVLMHKFEGEMDKMKPNKNVFTWKRIAIAASILFALTITVLFLQQGQTSPAPQLAAITPDTTGQYKNDILPGERYARLSNEHGEAHSLGKEDQVENMKYAELKGNLKLEVPAAGTYSIVLNDGTQVWLNAASTLQYPDQFEGDERRVKLIGEAFFQVAKDAKKPFRIEVENAVIEVLGTSFNVNAYHKEINTSLVEGKVKIMSQGDEAYLLPGNEAIISTDKIRIQPADIQKNTAWQRGEFSLEGSSFSEIISQISRWYNVDFINAEDITVSNRFNGTLSRESRLSEVLNILSFATNRKFEIDGRHIIIR